The Elaeis guineensis isolate ETL-2024a chromosome 13, EG11, whole genome shotgun sequence genome includes a region encoding these proteins:
- the LOC105056841 gene encoding protein SCO1 homolog 2, mitochondrial isoform X1, with translation MLRSRFLVVSLRNGSRVFSRTTPSTRELYLENLEAFLLLMRVYPFQSFQSRGYIKGTDYRDHKLPRKLPEDNELHSRSWGNYVIPTAVLAIAGAGLLIHYNDEKRAIPKGSHQQTNSDGSKVNRPAIGGPFKLFDMEKNLVTESNLRGNWTLMYFGYTSSPDVGPEEVKKMAEVIQILESEHNFKITPVFVTIDPQRDSPAQLKAYLGEFDSRIIGLTGPIAAVRQMAQEYRVYFKKVDEEGQDYLVECSHNMYLLDPNMEILRCFGVEYDALQLSNAIMMEVKKASK, from the exons GGAACTATATTTAGAGAACTTGGAAGCTTTTCTACTTTTGATGAG GGTTTATCCTTTTCAGAGCTTCCAGTCCCGGGGCTATATAAAAGGAACAGACTACAGGGATCATAAGCTACCAAGAAAGCTTCCAGAAGATAATGAGTTGCATTCCCGATCATGGGGAAATTATGTTATT CCCACAGCTGTGCTAGCGATTGCTGGAGCAGGCCTACTTATACACTACAATGATGAGAAGCGAGCAATCCCAAAAG GATCACATCAACAAACAAACTCTGATGGGAGTAAAGTCAACAGACCTGCAATTGGAGGCCCATTTAAGCTGTTTGACATGGAAAAGAATTTGGTAACTGAGTCAAACCTTCGGGGTAATTGGACACTGATGTACTTTGGGTACACTTCTTCCCCTGATGTTGGAccagaagaagtcaaaaagatggCTGAAGTCATCCAGATATTAG AGTCTGAACACAACTTCAAGATCACTCCTGTTTTTGTCACCATTGACCCTCAGCGTGATTCCCCTGCTCAACTTAAGGCATACCTTGGAG AATTTGATTCAAGAATAATAGGGTTAACAGGCCCTATTGCGGCTGTAAGACAGATGGCACAGGAGTACCGTGTTTACTTCAAAAAAGTTGATGAAGAAGGCCAAGATTATCTTGTGGAATGTTCACATAACAT GTACCTGTTAGATCCAAACATGGAAATTTTGAGATGTTTTGGAGTGGAATATGATGCTTTGCAGTTGTCTAATGCGATAATGATGGAGGTGAAGAAGGCATCAAAATGA
- the LOC105056841 gene encoding protein SCO1 homolog 2, mitochondrial isoform X3 translates to MYASLHEEFPKVYPFQSFQSRGYIKGTDYRDHKLPRKLPEDNELHSRSWGNYVIPTAVLAIAGAGLLIHYNDEKRAIPKGSHQQTNSDGSKVNRPAIGGPFKLFDMEKNLVTESNLRGNWTLMYFGYTSSPDVGPEEVKKMAEVIQILESEHNFKITPVFVTIDPQRDSPAQLKAYLGEFDSRIIGLTGPIAAVRQMAQEYRVYFKKVDEEGQDYLVECSHNMYLLDPNMEILRCFGVEYDALQLSNAIMMEVKKASK, encoded by the exons ATGTATGCCagccttcatgaagaatttcccAA GGTTTATCCTTTTCAGAGCTTCCAGTCCCGGGGCTATATAAAAGGAACAGACTACAGGGATCATAAGCTACCAAGAAAGCTTCCAGAAGATAATGAGTTGCATTCCCGATCATGGGGAAATTATGTTATT CCCACAGCTGTGCTAGCGATTGCTGGAGCAGGCCTACTTATACACTACAATGATGAGAAGCGAGCAATCCCAAAAG GATCACATCAACAAACAAACTCTGATGGGAGTAAAGTCAACAGACCTGCAATTGGAGGCCCATTTAAGCTGTTTGACATGGAAAAGAATTTGGTAACTGAGTCAAACCTTCGGGGTAATTGGACACTGATGTACTTTGGGTACACTTCTTCCCCTGATGTTGGAccagaagaagtcaaaaagatggCTGAAGTCATCCAGATATTAG AGTCTGAACACAACTTCAAGATCACTCCTGTTTTTGTCACCATTGACCCTCAGCGTGATTCCCCTGCTCAACTTAAGGCATACCTTGGAG AATTTGATTCAAGAATAATAGGGTTAACAGGCCCTATTGCGGCTGTAAGACAGATGGCACAGGAGTACCGTGTTTACTTCAAAAAAGTTGATGAAGAAGGCCAAGATTATCTTGTGGAATGTTCACATAACAT GTACCTGTTAGATCCAAACATGGAAATTTTGAGATGTTTTGGAGTGGAATATGATGCTTTGCAGTTGTCTAATGCGATAATGATGGAGGTGAAGAAGGCATCAAAATGA
- the LOC105056841 gene encoding protein SCO1 homolog 2, mitochondrial isoform X5 yields the protein MRRVYPFQSFQSRGYIKGTDYRDHKLPRKLPEDNELHSRSWGNYVIPTAVLAIAGAGLLIHYNDEKRAIPKGSHQQTNSDGSKVNRPAIGGPFKLFDMEKNLVTESNLRGNWTLMYFGYTSSPDVGPEEVKKMAEVIQILESEHNFKITPVFVTIDPQRDSPAQLKAYLGEFDSRIIGLTGPIAAVRQMAQEYRVYFKKVDEEGQDYLVECSHNMYLLDPNMEILRCFGVEYDALQLSNAIMMEVKKASK from the exons AGGGTTTATCCTTTTCAGAGCTTCCAGTCCCGGGGCTATATAAAAGGAACAGACTACAGGGATCATAAGCTACCAAGAAAGCTTCCAGAAGATAATGAGTTGCATTCCCGATCATGGGGAAATTATGTTATT CCCACAGCTGTGCTAGCGATTGCTGGAGCAGGCCTACTTATACACTACAATGATGAGAAGCGAGCAATCCCAAAAG GATCACATCAACAAACAAACTCTGATGGGAGTAAAGTCAACAGACCTGCAATTGGAGGCCCATTTAAGCTGTTTGACATGGAAAAGAATTTGGTAACTGAGTCAAACCTTCGGGGTAATTGGACACTGATGTACTTTGGGTACACTTCTTCCCCTGATGTTGGAccagaagaagtcaaaaagatggCTGAAGTCATCCAGATATTAG AGTCTGAACACAACTTCAAGATCACTCCTGTTTTTGTCACCATTGACCCTCAGCGTGATTCCCCTGCTCAACTTAAGGCATACCTTGGAG AATTTGATTCAAGAATAATAGGGTTAACAGGCCCTATTGCGGCTGTAAGACAGATGGCACAGGAGTACCGTGTTTACTTCAAAAAAGTTGATGAAGAAGGCCAAGATTATCTTGTGGAATGTTCACATAACAT GTACCTGTTAGATCCAAACATGGAAATTTTGAGATGTTTTGGAGTGGAATATGATGCTTTGCAGTTGTCTAATGCGATAATGATGGAGGTGAAGAAGGCATCAAAATGA
- the LOC105056841 gene encoding protein SCO1 homolog 2, mitochondrial isoform X4, with translation MDYLSKENRVYPFQSFQSRGYIKGTDYRDHKLPRKLPEDNELHSRSWGNYVIPTAVLAIAGAGLLIHYNDEKRAIPKGSHQQTNSDGSKVNRPAIGGPFKLFDMEKNLVTESNLRGNWTLMYFGYTSSPDVGPEEVKKMAEVIQILESEHNFKITPVFVTIDPQRDSPAQLKAYLGEFDSRIIGLTGPIAAVRQMAQEYRVYFKKVDEEGQDYLVECSHNMYLLDPNMEILRCFGVEYDALQLSNAIMMEVKKASK, from the exons GGTTTATCCTTTTCAGAGCTTCCAGTCCCGGGGCTATATAAAAGGAACAGACTACAGGGATCATAAGCTACCAAGAAAGCTTCCAGAAGATAATGAGTTGCATTCCCGATCATGGGGAAATTATGTTATT CCCACAGCTGTGCTAGCGATTGCTGGAGCAGGCCTACTTATACACTACAATGATGAGAAGCGAGCAATCCCAAAAG GATCACATCAACAAACAAACTCTGATGGGAGTAAAGTCAACAGACCTGCAATTGGAGGCCCATTTAAGCTGTTTGACATGGAAAAGAATTTGGTAACTGAGTCAAACCTTCGGGGTAATTGGACACTGATGTACTTTGGGTACACTTCTTCCCCTGATGTTGGAccagaagaagtcaaaaagatggCTGAAGTCATCCAGATATTAG AGTCTGAACACAACTTCAAGATCACTCCTGTTTTTGTCACCATTGACCCTCAGCGTGATTCCCCTGCTCAACTTAAGGCATACCTTGGAG AATTTGATTCAAGAATAATAGGGTTAACAGGCCCTATTGCGGCTGTAAGACAGATGGCACAGGAGTACCGTGTTTACTTCAAAAAAGTTGATGAAGAAGGCCAAGATTATCTTGTGGAATGTTCACATAACAT GTACCTGTTAGATCCAAACATGGAAATTTTGAGATGTTTTGGAGTGGAATATGATGCTTTGCAGTTGTCTAATGCGATAATGATGGAGGTGAAGAAGGCATCAAAATGA
- the LOC105056841 gene encoding protein SCO1 homolog 2, mitochondrial isoform X2, with protein sequence MLRSRFLVVSLRNGSRVFSRTTPSTRVYPFQSFQSRGYIKGTDYRDHKLPRKLPEDNELHSRSWGNYVIPTAVLAIAGAGLLIHYNDEKRAIPKGSHQQTNSDGSKVNRPAIGGPFKLFDMEKNLVTESNLRGNWTLMYFGYTSSPDVGPEEVKKMAEVIQILESEHNFKITPVFVTIDPQRDSPAQLKAYLGEFDSRIIGLTGPIAAVRQMAQEYRVYFKKVDEEGQDYLVECSHNMYLLDPNMEILRCFGVEYDALQLSNAIMMEVKKASK encoded by the exons GGTTTATCCTTTTCAGAGCTTCCAGTCCCGGGGCTATATAAAAGGAACAGACTACAGGGATCATAAGCTACCAAGAAAGCTTCCAGAAGATAATGAGTTGCATTCCCGATCATGGGGAAATTATGTTATT CCCACAGCTGTGCTAGCGATTGCTGGAGCAGGCCTACTTATACACTACAATGATGAGAAGCGAGCAATCCCAAAAG GATCACATCAACAAACAAACTCTGATGGGAGTAAAGTCAACAGACCTGCAATTGGAGGCCCATTTAAGCTGTTTGACATGGAAAAGAATTTGGTAACTGAGTCAAACCTTCGGGGTAATTGGACACTGATGTACTTTGGGTACACTTCTTCCCCTGATGTTGGAccagaagaagtcaaaaagatggCTGAAGTCATCCAGATATTAG AGTCTGAACACAACTTCAAGATCACTCCTGTTTTTGTCACCATTGACCCTCAGCGTGATTCCCCTGCTCAACTTAAGGCATACCTTGGAG AATTTGATTCAAGAATAATAGGGTTAACAGGCCCTATTGCGGCTGTAAGACAGATGGCACAGGAGTACCGTGTTTACTTCAAAAAAGTTGATGAAGAAGGCCAAGATTATCTTGTGGAATGTTCACATAACAT GTACCTGTTAGATCCAAACATGGAAATTTTGAGATGTTTTGGAGTGGAATATGATGCTTTGCAGTTGTCTAATGCGATAATGATGGAGGTGAAGAAGGCATCAAAATGA
- the LOC105056841 gene encoding protein SCO1 homolog 2, mitochondrial isoform X6, whose amino-acid sequence MSCIPDHGEIMLLYADLRPTAVLAIAGAGLLIHYNDEKRAIPKGSHQQTNSDGSKVNRPAIGGPFKLFDMEKNLVTESNLRGNWTLMYFGYTSSPDVGPEEVKKMAEVIQILESEHNFKITPVFVTIDPQRDSPAQLKAYLGEFDSRIIGLTGPIAAVRQMAQEYRVYFKKVDEEGQDYLVECSHNMYLLDPNMEILRCFGVEYDALQLSNAIMMEVKKASK is encoded by the exons ATGAGTTGCATTCCCGATCATGGGGAAATTATGTTATTGTATGCTGACTTGAGA CCCACAGCTGTGCTAGCGATTGCTGGAGCAGGCCTACTTATACACTACAATGATGAGAAGCGAGCAATCCCAAAAG GATCACATCAACAAACAAACTCTGATGGGAGTAAAGTCAACAGACCTGCAATTGGAGGCCCATTTAAGCTGTTTGACATGGAAAAGAATTTGGTAACTGAGTCAAACCTTCGGGGTAATTGGACACTGATGTACTTTGGGTACACTTCTTCCCCTGATGTTGGAccagaagaagtcaaaaagatggCTGAAGTCATCCAGATATTAG AGTCTGAACACAACTTCAAGATCACTCCTGTTTTTGTCACCATTGACCCTCAGCGTGATTCCCCTGCTCAACTTAAGGCATACCTTGGAG AATTTGATTCAAGAATAATAGGGTTAACAGGCCCTATTGCGGCTGTAAGACAGATGGCACAGGAGTACCGTGTTTACTTCAAAAAAGTTGATGAAGAAGGCCAAGATTATCTTGTGGAATGTTCACATAACAT GTACCTGTTAGATCCAAACATGGAAATTTTGAGATGTTTTGGAGTGGAATATGATGCTTTGCAGTTGTCTAATGCGATAATGATGGAGGTGAAGAAGGCATCAAAATGA
- the LOC105056843 gene encoding LOW QUALITY PROTEIN: inactive TPR repeat-containing thioredoxin TTL3 (The sequence of the model RefSeq protein was modified relative to this genomic sequence to represent the inferred CDS: inserted 2 bases in 1 codon) encodes MAIRTMDNAKKPSGCGVMVFYGGLFSRRGFWHRRSASTSSIPQRSPEHSIVKLPSSNGRSQQPASNDKAMVLPANLSQPPVAKPESYRKAAASRQPESNKALTSVYSSNGLAAELDSMIYDHRRAKGSSNLVRVSSGNVMVYGNLGNIRGNQNLTNSRNQSVLDYLPKTAKESRANASGRNGFKYPGPNGVMGNIMKNPAKEPAESQPEPCRALSKRLDPEELKEMGNEEYKKGRFAEALSLYDQAIVMNPEVASYWSNKAAALMGLGRLFEAVDECKEAVRIEPSYYRAHHRLGTLYLRLGEAEKATHHYKLSRKETSSNDFSRVQALQTHLARCNEACKQKDWLTVLKQSQAAVSAGADSAPQIFALQEEALLKLQRHDEADSLLNGAPKFDIDASTKFYGANRNAYVLIIRAQVDMALGRFEDAVVVARMAAELDPSNREIGVVVRRTHAVVSARSKGNELFKASKYGEACIAYGAGLDHDPQNSVLLCNRAACRSKLGHWEKAIEDCNVALSVRPLYSKARLRRADCNAKMERWEASIKDYEVLVQEIPGDEEVSRALFEATAQLKKQRXEQVDTVRS; translated from the exons ATGGCTATCAGAACCATGGACAATGCGAAGAAGCCATCAGGGTGCGGTGTGATGGTGTTCTATGGTGGCTTGTTCAGCCGCCGAGGCTTCTGGCATCGTCGGTCCGCCTCGACGAGCTCGATACCACAACGATCTCCAGAACACAGCATTGTGAAGCTACCGTCCTCCAATGGACGGTCTCAGCAGCCTGCATCCAATGACAAAGCCATGGTGCTACCAGCAAATTTATCTCAGCCACCTGTTGCCAAGCCTGAGAGCTACCGTAAGGCTGCTGCCTCGAGACAACCGGAATCGAACAAGGCATTGACGTCAGTTTATTCGAGCAATGGCCTGGCAGCAGAGCTTGACAGCATGATCTATGACCACCGGCGAGCTAAGGGGAGCAGTAACTTGGTCCGGGTCTCTTCAGGCAATGTGATGGTCTATGGGAACTTAGGCAACATCAGGGGGAATCAGAATTTGACGAATTCTCGAAACCAGAGTGTGCTTGATTACCTCCCGAAGACCGCCAAGGAGTCGAGAGCGAATGCCAGTGGGAGGAATGGGTTCAAGTACCCAGGGCCTAATGGAGTGATGGGCAATATAATGAAGAACCCGGCAAAAGAACCAGCAGAGTCCCAACCAGAGCCGTGCAGGGCTCTTTCGAAGAGATTAGATCCAGAGGAGTTGAAGGAGATGGGGAATGAGGAGTACAAGAAGGGGAGGTTTGCCGAGGCATTGTCTCTGTATGATCAGGCAATTGTGATGAATCCAGAGGTGGCTTCGTACTGGAGCAACAAGGCGGCGGCGCTCATGGGTTTGGGCCGGCTTTTCGAGGCAGTTGACGAGTGCAAAGAAGCTGTAAGGATTGAGCCTTCATATTACAGAGCGCATCACCGCTTGGGTACTCTTTATCTCAG ACTGGGAGAAGCTGAGAAGGCAACTCACCATTACAAGCTATCACGAAAAGAAACCAGCTCTAATGACTTCTCACGAGTGCAGGCCCTCCAGACCCACTTGGCCAGGTGTAATGAAGCATGTAAGCAAAAGGATTGGCTCACTGTGTTAAAGCAATCACAGGCTGCTGTCTCTGCTGGTGCCGATTCCGCACCACAG ATCTTTGCATTGCAAGAGGAGGCACTTCTAAAGCTCCAAAGGCATGACGAGGCAGATTCATTGCTAAATGGTGCACCCAAATTCGACATTGATGCATCCACAAAGTTCTATGGTGCTAATAGGAATGCATATGTCCTCATAATCCGAGCACAGGTTGATATGGCTTTGGGAAG GTTTGAGGATGCGGTCGTAGTGGCTCGAATGGCTGCTGAACTTGACCCCAGCAACCGGGAGATTGGTGTTGTGGTCCGGAGAACACATGCAGTGGTATCTGCTAGGTCCAAAGGCAATGAACTCTTCAAGGCCTCCAAGTATGGAGAGGCATGTATTGCTTATGGAGCAGGCCTTGATCATGATCCACAAAATTCTGTTCTTCTTTGCAATAGAGCTGCTTGTCGTTCCAAGCTAGGCCACTGGGAGAAAGCCATCGAGGACTGCAATGTTGCCCTTAGTGTGCGTCCTTTGTACAGCAAAGCTCGTCTAAGGAGAGCTGACTGCAATGCAAAG ATGGAAAGGTGGGAGGCATCAATAAAGGATTATGAAGTGTTAGTCCAAGAAATTCCAGGAGATGAGGAGGTGAGCAGGGCCCTCTTTGAGGCTACAGCCCAACTCAAGAAGCAGCG CGAGCAAGTGGACACAGTTCGATCCTGA
- the LOC105056844 gene encoding uncharacterized protein yields MKGRVGGGGGGSTTDLLVCFPSRAHLTLMPKPICSPSRLTEPSKRHSSRSGNRGQASPLFKTKSKHMSSEIAEPTSPKVTCAGQIKVRATPRPSGTSDKDWLSVVGEIENLHKHKKKPNWLEALGFKKEFMHFLGALRGLRFDMRCFGSVDCTTDEEDGEEEEEEEEEEKEVDSSGSRNIFSKWFMVLEENQDLGYKKEVEEEEEEEEERDGTFKDVAPPSSVPPPNALLLMRCRSAPAKGGLEGEGGEAGEEVTAKLMREEEKEKERLLLMSYAPDFFKVSTEIAKETWVVGSMDPLGRSRSWKR; encoded by the coding sequence ATGAAAGGGAGAGtaggaggaggtggaggagggtccacaacagaccttctggtctgcttcccctcaagagctcatctaACCCTGATGCCAAAGCCTATATGTAGCCCATCTCGGCTGACAGAGCCCAGCAAGCGCCACTCGTCGAGGTCCGGCAACCGGGGCCAGGCCAGCCCCCTCTTCAAGACCAAGTCCAAGCACATGAGCTCCGAGATAGCCGAGCCGACTTCTCCCAAGGTGACGTGCGCCGGCCAGATCAAGGTAAGGGCCACGCCCAGGCCCAGCGGCACCAGTGACAAGGACTGGCTCTCAGTGGTGGGGGAGATCGAGAACCTCCATAAGCACAAGAAGAAGCCTAACTGGCTTGAGGCACTTGGCTTCAAGAAGGAATTCATGCACTTCCTCGGGGCCCTCCGAGGCCTCCGCTTTGATATGAGGTGCTTTGGCTCGGTCGATTGCACTACAGATGAAGAAGATGgtgaagaggaggaggaagaagaggaggaggagaaggaagtggaTAGCAGTGGCTCTAGAAACATATTCTCTAAGTGGTTCATGGTTCTAGAAGAGAACCAAGATCTTGGATATaagaaagaagtagaagaagaagaggaggaggaggaagagagagatggCACTTTTAAGGATGTTGCACCACCTTCTTCTGTGCCACCTCCAAATGCTCTCTTGCTCATGAGGTGTCGGTCGGCTCCAGCCAAAGGGGGGTTAGAGGGAGAAGGTGGTGAAGCAGGAGAGGAGGTGACCGCAAAGTTGatgagggaggaggagaaagagaaagagaggttgTTGTTGATGAGCTATGCCCCTGACTTCTTCAAGGTCTCGACAGAAATCGCAAAAGAGACTTGGGTGGTAGGGAGCATGGATCCTTTGGGCAGGAGTCGGAGCTGGAAGAGATAA